A portion of the Halobacterium zhouii genome contains these proteins:
- a CDS encoding heavy metal translocating P-type ATPase: MTESDPSGDEHDHDGEHDHTHGHRGRDGAGDAPEGERTVEFAVPDMDCASCAGKVENALEREDGVERIDTRPTTGRAVVGYDTERSDEDTVATAIEGAGYEVVGRSGDGSDGADASSGAGGADTAASESVWTSTRALKTWASGLLVALGFVFEFLLTGQNAVVATVLGTEVLVADAAFLAAVAVGGQAIVRNGYYSLKNLSLDIDLLMTIAILGAIAASVAFGERLYFEAATLAFLFSVSELLERYSMDKARGSIRELMELSPDEATVRRDGEERTLPVEDVHVGDVVVVRPGEKIPMDGDVVEGESAVNQAPITGESVPVDKAEGDEVYAGTINEGGYLEVEVTAESTDNTLARVVDLVEDANAEQTDREQFVERFADYYTPVVVTAGVLVGVVPPLLFGGAWATWVVRGLTLFVLACPCAFVISTPVSVVSGVTSAARNGVLVKGGRYLESMGDVDAVAFDKTGTLTKGELTVTDVVPLNDNTAEDVLRCARGLESRSEHPIGDAIVEHAEDADVEKRDVDGFESITGKGVTAELGGTTHYAGKPGLFDELGFDLSHVHATTDGGVVTRTSQNLCERNGCLDLLEELVPELQAEGKTVVLVGTADEVEGVIAVADEVRPEAAAAVERLKSLGLERTVMLTGDNERTARAIAEQVGVDEFRAELLPEEKVEAVGDLTEEFDAVAMVGDGVNDAPALATATVGIAMGAAGTDTALETADVALMGDDLTRLPYLYDLSHRANGVIRQNVWTSLAAKAVLAAGVPLGYVPIWAAVLVGDAGMTTAVTGNAMRLSRVEPELERE, translated from the coding sequence ATGACCGAATCGGATCCGTCGGGCGACGAGCACGACCACGACGGGGAACACGACCACACCCACGGCCACAGGGGGCGCGACGGAGCGGGCGACGCACCCGAAGGCGAGCGCACAGTGGAGTTCGCAGTCCCCGATATGGACTGTGCGTCCTGCGCGGGGAAAGTCGAGAACGCGCTCGAGCGCGAGGACGGCGTCGAGCGCATCGACACGCGGCCCACCACCGGGCGTGCGGTCGTCGGATACGACACCGAGCGGAGCGACGAGGATACGGTCGCGACGGCCATCGAGGGCGCCGGTTACGAGGTCGTCGGGCGGTCGGGCGACGGGAGCGACGGCGCGGACGCTTCGAGTGGCGCAGGCGGCGCGGACACAGCAGCCAGCGAGTCGGTGTGGACGAGCACGCGGGCGCTGAAAACGTGGGCGAGCGGGCTGCTCGTCGCGCTCGGGTTCGTCTTCGAGTTCCTCCTGACGGGCCAGAACGCCGTCGTCGCGACGGTGCTCGGGACCGAGGTGCTCGTCGCGGATGCGGCGTTCCTCGCGGCGGTCGCGGTCGGCGGACAGGCCATCGTGCGGAACGGCTACTACTCGCTGAAGAACCTGAGCCTCGACATCGACCTGCTGATGACCATCGCCATCCTCGGCGCCATCGCGGCGAGCGTGGCGTTCGGGGAGCGCCTCTACTTCGAGGCGGCGACCCTCGCGTTCCTGTTCAGCGTCTCCGAACTCCTGGAGCGCTACTCGATGGACAAGGCCCGCGGCTCGATCCGGGAGCTGATGGAGCTATCGCCGGACGAGGCGACGGTTCGACGCGACGGTGAAGAACGCACGCTCCCCGTCGAGGACGTCCACGTCGGCGACGTCGTCGTGGTGCGTCCCGGCGAGAAGATTCCGATGGACGGCGACGTCGTCGAGGGCGAGAGCGCGGTGAATCAGGCGCCCATCACGGGCGAGAGCGTGCCCGTGGACAAGGCCGAGGGCGACGAGGTGTACGCGGGCACCATCAACGAGGGCGGCTACCTCGAAGTAGAGGTGACCGCCGAGTCGACGGACAACACACTCGCGCGAGTCGTGGACCTCGTGGAGGACGCGAACGCAGAGCAGACCGACCGCGAGCAGTTCGTCGAGCGGTTCGCAGACTACTACACACCCGTCGTCGTCACCGCCGGAGTCCTCGTCGGTGTCGTCCCGCCGCTCCTGTTCGGCGGCGCGTGGGCGACCTGGGTCGTGCGCGGCCTCACTCTGTTCGTGCTCGCGTGCCCCTGCGCGTTCGTCATCTCGACGCCCGTCTCCGTGGTCTCGGGCGTGACGAGCGCGGCCCGCAACGGCGTGCTCGTGAAGGGCGGGCGATACCTCGAGTCGATGGGGGACGTCGACGCCGTCGCGTTCGACAAGACGGGCACGCTCACGAAGGGCGAACTCACTGTCACCGACGTCGTGCCGCTCAACGACAACACAGCGGAGGACGTGCTGCGGTGCGCTCGCGGCCTCGAATCCCGGAGCGAGCACCCGATCGGTGACGCCATCGTGGAGCACGCCGAGGACGCGGACGTCGAAAAGCGAGACGTCGATGGGTTCGAGTCCATCACCGGAAAGGGAGTCACCGCAGAGCTCGGTGGAACGACCCACTACGCCGGCAAACCCGGCCTGTTCGACGAACTCGGCTTCGACCTCTCGCACGTCCACGCGACGACGGACGGTGGAGTGGTCACCCGGACGTCACAGAACCTCTGCGAGCGCAACGGCTGCCTCGACCTGCTGGAGGAACTCGTCCCCGAACTCCAGGCCGAGGGCAAGACCGTCGTGCTCGTCGGAACAGCGGACGAAGTGGAGGGAGTCATCGCCGTCGCGGACGAGGTGCGCCCGGAGGCCGCGGCCGCCGTCGAACGCCTGAAATCGCTCGGCCTGGAGCGCACCGTGATGCTCACCGGCGACAACGAGCGCACCGCGCGCGCCATCGCCGAGCAGGTCGGCGTCGACGAGTTCCGCGCCGAACTCCTGCCCGAGGAGAAGGTCGAGGCCGTCGGCGACCTCACCGAGGAGTTCGACGCAGTGGCGATGGTCGGCGACGGCGTGAACGACGCGCCAGCGCTCGCCACCGCGACCGTCGGCATCGCGATGGGTGCGGCGGGCACCGACACCGCCCTGGAGACGGCAGACGTCGCGCTGATGGGCGACGACCTCACGCGCCTGCCGTATCTCTACGACCTCTCGCATCGCGCGAACGGCGTCATCCGCCAGAACGTCTGGACGAGTCTCGCTGCGAAGGCGGTGCTCGCTGCGGGCGTCCCCCTGGGATACGTCCCCATCTGGGCGGCGGTGCTGGTCGGGGACGCCGGCATGACGACGGCAGTCACCGGGAACGCGATGCGCCTCTCCCGGGTCGAACCCGAACTCGAACGGGAGTGA